A genomic region of Zalophus californianus isolate mZalCal1 chromosome 1, mZalCal1.pri.v2, whole genome shotgun sequence contains the following coding sequences:
- the LOC113915956 gene encoding LOW QUALITY PROTEIN: anaphase-promoting complex subunit 13-like (The sequence of the model RefSeq protein was modified relative to this genomic sequence to represent the inferred CDS: substituted 3 bases at 3 genomic stop codons), giving the protein MDSEVLRDRGILDLIDGTWREDKLPYEDVAIPLNELPEPEQDNGGTTESVKELEMEXTDLALXXLHEDILPIGNTWLLFHGWKF; this is encoded by the coding sequence ATGGACAGTGAGGTACTGAGAGACAGAGGGATCTTGGATTTGATTGATGGTACTTGGCGAGAAGACAAACTGCCATATGAGGATGTTGCAATACCACTGAATGAGCTTCCTGAACCTGAACAAGACAATGGTGGCACCACAGAATCTGTTAAAGAACTAGAAATGGAGTGAACCGACTTAGCCTTATAATAACTCCATGAGGACATTCTCCCCATAGGAAACACCTGGCTCCTTTTCCAtggatggaaattttaa